The Streptomyces rimosus genomic interval CGGCCGCGCCAAGCGCCCGTACGCCTTCCTCCAGCAGTCCCTGCAAGCGCTTGCGCTCCGCTTCCCCCGCCGCGGCGACCTTCCCGTAGAAGGCGGTCATGTTCTGCACGCCGCCGCCCACCTTGGCGAGGGCCTTCTTCATGACGGCCTTGAAGGTGGCGAAGAACTCCAGGTTGTTGTCGGTGAAGTTGTCCCACTCCTGGTAGACGCGCCAGCTGTGCCCGGCCTTCTCCAGGCGCTCGGCGTACGTGGGCCAGGCGTAGCCGGGGTGGGTGTCCTCCGCGTAGGCGTCGTTGCCCACCGCGCGCTTGCCGGAGCCCGGCTCGGGCCCGGTCCAGCCGCTGACCAGGTGGTTGCGGTTGGGGCTGGTGGAGGAGTGGATCGAGGAGTGGTAGGCGTCGCAGACGGTGAAGGTGTCGGCGAGCTCGTAGTGCAGGGGGACGTCCCGGCGGTCGTAGTGGGCCATGGTGGCGGCAGTCTTGGCGGTGACCCAGTTGTCCATCCACCCGTCGCGCCACGCCTTGGCGCCGCCGGACCAGTCGTGGTTGAGCGCGCCGATGTACTGGAGGTCCTTCTTCTGGGCCGCCGCGGCCTCGCGTACGGAGAAGGGCAGCACGGTCCCGGCGCCGCCCGTGCCCGGCTGCTCGAAGACGCTGCGGCCGTTCGGCAGCCGGACGGCGTTGCGGTCGGCGTAGCCGCGTACGCCGCGCAGCATGCCGAAGTAATGGTCGAAGGAACGATTCTCCTGCATCAGCACCACGACGTGCTTGATGGCATCGAGCCCGCCCCGGCCACGCCCGTGCCCGTGTCCGTACCCGGCCGCGGCCACGGGCTGCTCCGCCGCCAGCGCCTGCTGGAGCGACGGCGGCAGCAGCGATGCGGCGGCGGCCGCCGCGCCAACCCCCATGACCCGTCTGCGAGATACCTCGGATACCACGCTCGACCTCCCAGTCGACTGCCCACGGTCGGGCAATGGTTCACCACCGGCCCATTGGCCGGGGCGAGCGGGACGGTAGTGGAGCTTCGTGGCGTCCGATAGGTATCGGGGTGACAAGTTCGGGAACAGATGGGTCCGGTTACGGGGGTGGGGCGACCGGTGATTCCAGTGCGGGCCGTGGTGTCGCGGCGGGGGCGCTCATGCGGCGCCGTCAAGCACCGCCCGAACTTCGGGAACGTCCCCGTAGCCCTCCAGCCGCTCCCGTACGACGCGGACCCGCTCGGCCGTGCGGTCGCTGGTCATGGCCCCGCTCAGCATGATGACCCGCTCCGCTGTCGCTGCCGCCTCTTCCGGTTCGTTGGCGTCGGCCAGGGCGATGGCCAGCCACGACAGGTACAGGGCGAGTTCCCGGGTGTGTGTCGTGTCGTACCGGCTGAGCACGTCCCGCAGCAGGGGCACGGCCCGTAGGGGGCGGTGTATCTCCGTGTAGACCCAGCTCTCCATGACTTTCAGTTCCCCGGCGTCCACCCAATACAGGTAGGCGGGTGACTCGGTCTCCGCACTGTCCTCGGCCAGCGCCTCCCCGGCCTCCCCCAGTGCTCGCATGGCGGGCTGGGTCTCCCCAGCCTTGGTGTGGGCCCATGCCACCCGATCGAGGTACAGCGCGCGGGCCTTCGGCGGCGCATCCGGCCCCACCCCGTCGAGCGCCGCCCGCGCAAGCCGGACCCCTTCAACCTCCCCACCGGTGTTGCTCAGTTGATAGGCCAGCGAACCAGCGAGATTCCCGGCCAGCGTCCGGTCGTCCGCCTGCATCGCCGCACTGATGCCGAGCCGGTAAATACGCTCGGCATCCCCATGCTGTCCGGCGTCACTGGCGATCCACCCGGCGATCTGCGCCAACTCGCCGATCTGCCCGAGGAGAGCACGCCCCACCTCGCCGGAGTGGGTGCCTTCCCGGTACACGCGTACAGCGGCGCGAAGTTCCCGCAGGGCAGGCCGGACCAAGTCGCCTCCGGCCAGTACGTCATCGCGAGCCGGAGCCCGTGCACGCGCTTCTGCAGGTCACCCACCTGCCCCAGACCGACGCGTCGGCCCTCGCGGGCACTGAGCGGGGCCAGCGGATCGCCGTCGGGCAGGAAATCCGACAGGGTCGGCAAAGGCGGCTGATCGAGCCTTTGCGGCTCTTGGAGCACGTCCACGGACACCCCGAGGGCGGTGGCGATGAACGGCAGCCACTGGCGGGGGGTGCGCTTCCCCTGCTCCCACCGGCTGACCTCCTGACGGCCGACCGGTTCGCCCATAACCCCGGCCCCCCGGCAGATCTCACGCGCCAAGCGCCCCTGACTCCACCCACGACGGTCCCGCTCACGCCGGATGTTGGCCCCGATGCGGCTTCCCATGGAGCCAGTCTGGCCGACATCCGGCCTACAGGGGGCCGCTGGTGGCAACGCCGGCCCCGGCGCGACGATCGCCTTACGAAACATCGAGGGGACGGCGATGAACCATGGGCTACGACTGGGCCCCCACCACGGGAACGTACGCGGTGGACACGACGAGCGACAGGATCGGCGAGGTACGCAGGCGGGACGAAGGGGCCGTGTACCTCGTCCCGCCTGGTGGCGGACGGGAATGGGCGGTGCGTCCCGACCACCTGCGCAAGCCCACCGGCGAGGAGCGCGCACGGGCGCTGACCTGGACACGTCCGGTCGTGAGCCGGGCTCGCTCCACGCCCCACCGCGGCTCCCCGGAACCGCCGGTCAACCTGCCCATGCGGGCCCCGTCGCCCGAACCGGTACCGGTCGAGGGCTGCGAGGTGTGCGCGCACGCCGTGGTGTGGCGACGGGCGTACCGGACAGGAAAGGGCACCGCGGACGGCTACACCAACCACTCGGCGGCCCTGGACTGCTCCCTGGAGATCCGTAACCACCCGCACGAGCCGCGCGTGATGGGACTGCCGATCGACGCGCCGGCGGTACGCCCGTGACCCCCCGCAGCGTGATCCGCGCCGTGAAGCACACGATCGGCACGCACCCGCAAAGCGAGATCACCGTATCGGCGTGCTGCCTGACCGGCGGATGCTCGTGGACGCTGACGCCGACCGCCGACCTGAGGGCGGCCGATCTGGCGGCGATGGCACACACGGGCCGTACGGGGCACCCGACGTTCGCCCGGACGTTCCAGGACGTGGCGCTCGTGCGCCGCCTGGAACTGAACGAGGGGCAGGCGGAAATTCCGCCGCTTCCGGCGCCTCATTGAGCGCCACCGACCTCAACGGACAGGCACAGCACATGCACGATGTACGCGCACTACTCACCCCTGCTGCATTCGGGGGCGTCGTCGCAACGGTCATCGACAACAATCCCGGCATGGATGAGGCTACGGCCACTCGGATCGTCGCGGAAGCGCTCAAGTTCGTGGACGCCGCCGCCACATTCCCCACGGTGAAGATCACTCCGTCGCGCGTGGTGGACGAGGGGTGGCATGCGCTGATCCTGCACACGGCCCCGTACGCCACGGTGTGCGAACGGCTCGGACGATTCGTGCACCACTACCCGGAACGGCCGGACCCCGGGCGGCACGACCCGCACGCGCTGACCCGTACTGCGGCCTTGATCGAACAGGCCGGGCACAGCGTGGATGGCGAGCTGTGGACGGGGCCGGCCAAGGCCCTCGTACCGGTTGCGGCGAACTGCTCGCACACCCCGAAGCCGGGCGGCTGCGGCCCCATCAACCCCGGTGGCTGCGGCTCACATGGCGGCGGTCAGGGCAGCTAGGCTGCCGCCCCCGGCAGAGAAGGTGACGGCATGGACGCGGAAGAGGCCCGGCACGTGGACGCCACGCTGAGGCGACTGGGTATCCCCGGGATCGTGGCGCCGGAGAACCCGGACGATACGGCGGGGGCATGGCGCGTGTACGACAGCCTCGATCCCACGGTGCGGAAGGACACCACCCCTGACGTGCTGGCGGCCGTCGTCGCCCAGTTCGGGGAAGCCGACCCGAAACCCCCGCGACGGGCCGACGGAGGGCCCACGCGAGGCTTCATCATCCCGCCCGACGTCAACTGACCACCCGCACCCGGAACCGCCCATGGGCAGCCCGGGTGCAGGCCTGGTCACCCTGCCGGCCGGATCGACAACCCATGCCGGAACTCATCCCGCGGATCCCAACGAGCCTTCACGCGTTGCAAGCGCGCGTAGTTGCCCTTGTAGTACAGCGTGTGCCACGGGACGCCGGAGGTGTTCAGGTTCGGGTCGGCCAGGTCGCGGTCCGGGTAGTTGATGAAGGAGCCGTCGCTGACCGGGCCCGGTACCGGTACGCCGCCGGTGTCCGCGTAGATGTCGTGGTAGAAGGCGCGGAGCCAGGCCAGCGGCTTCGCCCCGGCCGTCTCCTCGCCCTCCCAGCCGGTCATGTAGACCGCCTTGAGGATCGAGTCCCGCTGGGCGACGGCGGTCGCGTCCGGTGCGACGGTGTTGACCTTTCCGCCGTACGAGACCAGCCACAGCGCCCCGGAGATGTTCTCCGACACCGGGCCCGCCAGGTGCCGGTGGAGCGCGGTGAGCTGCCGGTCCGTGTAGCCCTTGCGCAGGTAGCCGCACTTGACCTTGAACGGGGCGGGGTTGGTCTCCTGGACGAGGGCGGCTGCCTCCAGCCAGGGCCTGACCGTGTGCTGGACGGCCGGCTTGGTGCCCGTCCCGCTGCCGACGGCGTCCACGTAGGCGCGCATCCGCCGCTCCGCGTCCGACATGGTGGCGTCCAGGTGGCCCACCAGGGAGAAGGTGCCGGTGTTGCGAGTGCTGAGCATCAGCACGCTGAACAGGTCCGTGTGGGGAGAGTCCGGCGCGCTGTTGTGCTCGTGCCAGGTGCCGTGGTTGCGCACCAGGCGGGTGAAGGCGCGCTCGTCGATGTCCTTCCAGTTCCAGGTCGCGGAGAAGCTGAGGGCGGACGCCGGGGCCTTGGGCAGCAGCCGGGCGGGGTCGTCGCCCTTGGCGGCCGGGTCGCGGAACCAGTAGCAGGTGACGATCCCGAAGTTGCCGCCCCCGCCGCCGGTGTGCGCCCACCACAGGTCGTGATGGGGGTCCTCGGGGTCGCGGGTGGCCACCACGCTGCGGGCCCGGCCCGACCGGTCGACCACGACGACCTCGACGGCGTACAGGTGGTCCACGGAGAGCCCGTACCGCCGCGAGAGCGTGCCGTACCCGCCGCCGAGGACGTGCCCGCCGACCCCGACCTCCGCGGTGGCACCGGCCGGGATGGACACGCCCCAGCCGAGGAACAGGGCGCGGTAGACCTCGCCGAGCAGGGCGCCGGGCTCGACGGCGAACGCGCGGCGGGCGGCGTCGTAACGCACCGCGCGCATGGGCGACGTGTCGATCAGTACGCGGACGGACGGGTCGTCGACGAAGTTCTCGAAGCAGTGGCCGCCGCTGCGTACGGCGATGCGCTTGCCGTCGCGTACGGCCCGCTGTACGGCGGCGACGACCTGTTCGGTGGTGCTCACGACGTGGACGCGCTCGGGCTTGCCGACGAAGCGGCCGTTGCTGCCGCGGCGGGTGAGGGAGGAGTAGCGCGGGTCGTCCGGGCCGAGGGTGACGAGAGGTGTGGAGGTGGCCGGGGAGGCGGGCGCGGCTACCGCGGTGCCCGGCGCCGCCACGGCCGCGGCCGTGCCGCCGAGCGCCGCCGCGCCCGCGAGCAGGGTCCGGCGTCTGACTTCAGGCATGGTCCGCTCCTGTAACTGTGGTGGGGATGACGGTGGTTGCTCAGGGTTCACTCCTCCACCATCGGGCCTGTGCGGCGCCGGGACATCGTCCACGGTGACCACCTCGCCCCTAAGGAGAACGGCGTACGGCCGCGGGCGCCGCCCCTCCCTCAGGAGGGCGTGCGGGAGGCCCGCATCGTCCGCGGGAACGGTTCTCCCCACCACGCCGCCAACGGACGGCCGTCCATGAACACTTCACAAACTCTTGACAACCGCATTGGTCTGGACCATTTTGTGCGCAGCGCCCGCCCCGTTCTCCGGACCCGGCGGGCGGCTCTTCCGGGCTCATCACTTGGAGACAGCCATGCCGCACCCCCTCATGTCCCGCACCCCCCGCTCCCGGCACAGACGGTGGCTCGGCACCGCCGTCACCGGGCTGGCGGCCGCCGCCCTCGCCGTCACCGGCACCGCGGCCGGCGCCTCGGCGGCCCCCCACGCCGCCGCCGGTGCCGCCGCCGACGTCAACAACGCGAAGAACCCCGGGTTCGAGTCCGGGCTCTCCGGATGGACGTGTTCGGCGGGCGCCGGTTCCACCGTGTCCTCCCCCGTGCACGGCGGCACCTCGGCCCTGAAGGCCACGCCCTCCGGTACGGACCAGGCCAAGTGCTCGCAGACCGTGGCGGTCAAGCCCAACTCCACGTACACGCTCAGCGCGTACGTCCAGGGCTCGTACGTCTACCTCGGCGCGAGCGGCACCGGTACCACCGACGTGTCCACCTGGGCCCCGGGCGCCACCACCTGGCAGCAGCTGAAGACCACCTTCACCACCGGCCCCTCCACCACCTCCGTCACCGTCTACACCCACGGGTGGTACGGGCAGGCCGCCTACTTCGCCGACGACATCAGCGTCTTCGGGCCGGACGGCGGGGGCAACGGCGACCCGGGTGACCCGGCCCCCGACGCGCCCACCGGGCTGACCGCGGGCGCGGTCACCTCGTCCTCCGTGGCGCTGTCCTGGAACCCGGCCAAGTACGCCACCGGGTACAACGTCTACCGCGACGGCGCCAAGGTCCAGGCGGTCACCGGCACCTCGGCCACCGTGACCGGCCTGAGCCCCGCCACCGCGTACCGCTTCCAGGTCGCCGCGACCAACGCGGCGGGCGAGTCCGCCAAGTCGGCCGAGGTCACCGCCACCACGTCCCCGGGTGGCGGCAACCCCGGCCCCTCCGTGCCGAAGCACGCGGTCACCGGCTACTGGCAGAACTTCAACAACGGCACGACCGTACAGAAGATCAGCGATGTGTCCGACCAGTACGACATCATCGCGGTCTCCTTCGCCGACGCCACCACCACACCCGGCGCGATCACCTTCAACCTCGACTCGGCGGGCCTGGGCGGCTACACGGTCGCGCAGTTCAAGGCCGACATCAAGGCGAAGCAGGCGGCCGGCAAGAACGTCATCCTGTCCGTCGGCGGTGAGAAAGGCACCATCTCCGTCAACGACTCCGCCTCCGCGAACAACTTCGCCAACAGCGCTTACGCGCTGATGCAGGAGTACGGCTTCAACGGCGTCGACATCGACCTCGAAAACGGCATCAACCCGACCTACATGTCGCAGGCCCTGCGCTCGCTGTCCCAGAAGGCGGGCAGCAAGCTGGTCATCACCATGGCCCCGCAGACCATCGACATGCAGTCCACCCAGGGCGGTTACTTCAAGACCGCGCTGAACATCAAGGACATCCTCACCGTCGTCAACATGCAGTACTACAACAGCGGTTCGATGCTCGGCTGCGACGGCAAGGTCTACTCGCAGGGCACCGTGGACTTCCTCACCGCCCTGGCCTGCATCCAGCTCGAAGGCGGCCTCGACCCGTCCCAGGTGGGCATCGGCGTCCCGGCCTCCACCCGCGCCGCCGGCGGCGGCTACGTGTCGCCCAGCGTCGTCAACAACGCGCTGGACTGCCTCACCAAGGGCACCGGCTGCGGCTCCTTCAAGCCCGCCAAGACCTACCCGTCCCTGCGCGGCGCCATGACCTGGTCCACCAACTGGGACGCGGCGACCGGCAACGCCTGGTCGAACGCGGTGGGACCGCACGTCCACAACCTGCCGTAAGGCAGCGAAAGGGGCGGCACACCACCGGCGTGCCGCCCCTTACCGCGTTACCGGACGTCAGCCCTCGACGCCCAGCTTCTCCAGGATCAGCTCACGGACGCGGGCCGCGTCGGCCTGGCCGCGGGTGGCCTTCATGACCGCGCCGACCAGCGCGCCGGCCGCCGCGACCTTGCCGCCGCGGATCTTGTCGGCGATGGCGGCGTTGGACTCGATCGCCTCGTCGACGGCCTTGCCCAGCGCGCCCTCGTCGGAGACGACCTTCAGGCCGCGCTTCTCGACGACGGTGTCCGGGTCGCCCTCGCCCGCGAGGACGCCCTCGATGGTCTGGCGGGCCAGCTTGTCGTTGAGCGAGCCCTCGTCGACCAGCGCCGCCACCCGCGCGACCTGCTGCGGGGTGATCGGCAGGGCGGCGAGCTCGACGCCGTCCTCGTTGGCGCGGCGGGCCAGCTCGCCCATCCACCACTTGCGGGCGGCGGCGGAGTCCGCGCCGGCCTCGGTGGTGGCGACGATCAGGTCCACGGCGCCGGCGTTCAGGATCGACTGCATGTCGTGCTCGGAGATGCCCCACTCCTCGCGCAGCCGGTTACGGCGTACGCGCGGCAGCTCGGGCAGCCCCTGGCGCAGTTCCTCGACCCACTCGCGGGACGGGGCCACCGGGACCAGGTCGGGCTCGGGGAAGTAGCGGTAGTCCTCCGCCTCCTCCTTGACCCGGCCGGGGGTGGTGGAGCCGTCCTCCTCGTGGAAGTGGCGGGTCTCCTGGATGATCGTGCCGCCCGAGGAGAGCACCGCGGCGTGCCGCTGGATCTCGAAGCGCGCGGCGCGCTCGACCGACCGGAGCGAGTTGACGTTCTTCGTCTCCGAGCGGGTGCCGAACTTCTCGGTGCCCTTGGGGCGCAGCGACAGGTTCACGTCGCAGCGCATCTGGCCCATCTCCATACGGGCCTCGGACACGCCCAGCGCCTTGATCAGCTCGCGCAGCTCGGCGACGTACGCCTTGGCGACCTCGGGGGCCCGCTCGCCCGCGCCCTGGATGGGCTTGGTGACGATCTCGATGAGCGGGATGCCGGCGCGGTTGTAGTCCAGCAGGGAGTGGGACGCGCC includes:
- a CDS encoding DUF7848 domain-containing protein — protein: MTPRSVIRAVKHTIGTHPQSEITVSACCLTGGCSWTLTPTADLRAADLAAMAHTGRTGHPTFARTFQDVALVRRLELNEGQAEIPPLPAPH
- a CDS encoding glycine-rich domain-containing protein, which codes for MDEATATRIVAEALKFVDAAATFPTVKITPSRVVDEGWHALILHTAPYATVCERLGRFVHHYPERPDPGRHDPHALTRTAALIEQAGHSVDGELWTGPAKALVPVAANCSHTPKPGGCGPINPGGCGSHGGGQGS
- a CDS encoding FAD-dependent oxidoreductase; the protein is MPEVRRRTLLAGAAALGGTAAAVAAPGTAVAAPASPATSTPLVTLGPDDPRYSSLTRRGSNGRFVGKPERVHVVSTTEQVVAAVQRAVRDGKRIAVRSGGHCFENFVDDPSVRVLIDTSPMRAVRYDAARRAFAVEPGALLGEVYRALFLGWGVSIPAGATAEVGVGGHVLGGGYGTLSRRYGLSVDHLYAVEVVVVDRSGRARSVVATRDPEDPHHDLWWAHTGGGGGNFGIVTCYWFRDPAAKGDDPARLLPKAPASALSFSATWNWKDIDERAFTRLVRNHGTWHEHNSAPDSPHTDLFSVLMLSTRNTGTFSLVGHLDATMSDAERRMRAYVDAVGSGTGTKPAVQHTVRPWLEAAALVQETNPAPFKVKCGYLRKGYTDRQLTALHRHLAGPVSENISGALWLVSYGGKVNTVAPDATAVAQRDSILKAVYMTGWEGEETAGAKPLAWLRAFYHDIYADTGGVPVPGPVSDGSFINYPDRDLADPNLNTSGVPWHTLYYKGNYARLQRVKARWDPRDEFRHGLSIRPAG
- a CDS encoding chitinase; the protein is MPHPLMSRTPRSRHRRWLGTAVTGLAAAALAVTGTAAGASAAPHAAAGAAADVNNAKNPGFESGLSGWTCSAGAGSTVSSPVHGGTSALKATPSGTDQAKCSQTVAVKPNSTYTLSAYVQGSYVYLGASGTGTTDVSTWAPGATTWQQLKTTFTTGPSTTSVTVYTHGWYGQAAYFADDISVFGPDGGGNGDPGDPAPDAPTGLTAGAVTSSSVALSWNPAKYATGYNVYRDGAKVQAVTGTSATVTGLSPATAYRFQVAATNAAGESAKSAEVTATTSPGGGNPGPSVPKHAVTGYWQNFNNGTTVQKISDVSDQYDIIAVSFADATTTPGAITFNLDSAGLGGYTVAQFKADIKAKQAAGKNVILSVGGEKGTISVNDSASANNFANSAYALMQEYGFNGVDIDLENGINPTYMSQALRSLSQKAGSKLVITMAPQTIDMQSTQGGYFKTALNIKDILTVVNMQYYNSGSMLGCDGKVYSQGTVDFLTALACIQLEGGLDPSQVGIGVPASTRAAGGGYVSPSVVNNALDCLTKGTGCGSFKPAKTYPSLRGAMTWSTNWDAATGNAWSNAVGPHVHNLP
- the gatB gene encoding Asp-tRNA(Asn)/Glu-tRNA(Gln) amidotransferase subunit GatB, translating into MTVTELVSYEDALATYDPVMGLEVHVELGTKTKMFCGCSTALGADPNSQTCPTCLGMPGSLPVVNAVGVESAIKIGLALNCSIAEWCRFARKNYFYPDMPKNFQTSQYDEPIAFDGYLDVQLEDGEIFRVEIERAHMEEDTGKSTHVGGATGRIHGASHSLLDYNRAGIPLIEIVTKPIQGAGERAPEVAKAYVAELRELIKALGVSEARMEMGQMRCDVNLSLRPKGTEKFGTRSETKNVNSLRSVERAARFEIQRHAAVLSSGGTIIQETRHFHEEDGSTTPGRVKEEAEDYRYFPEPDLVPVAPSREWVEELRQGLPELPRVRRNRLREEWGISEHDMQSILNAGAVDLIVATTEAGADSAAARKWWMGELARRANEDGVELAALPITPQQVARVAALVDEGSLNDKLARQTIEGVLAGEGDPDTVVEKRGLKVVSDEGALGKAVDEAIESNAAIADKIRGGKVAAAGALVGAVMKATRGQADAARVRELILEKLGVEG